One window of the Nicotiana tabacum cultivar K326 chromosome 4, ASM71507v2, whole genome shotgun sequence genome contains the following:
- the LOC107821466 gene encoding uncharacterized protein LOC107821466 — MSSVQNTVDTVNAAATAIITAESRVQPSSIQKKRWGSCWSLYWCFGSYKHSKRIGHAILVPEPAAPGPAVPVTENPNRSATIVIPFIAPPSSPASFLPSDPPSATQSPAGLLSLKSFSINAYSPGGTASIFAIGPYAHETQLVSPPVFSTFTTEPSTANFTPPPEPVHMTTPPSPEVPFAQLLTSSLARNRRYSGSNYKFPLSQYEFVPYQDPGSPGSSLISPGSVVSNSGTSSPFPGKCPIIEFRKGEPPKFLGYEHFSTRKWGSRVGSGSLTPSGWGSRLGSGTLTPNGGISRLGSGTVTPNGGEPPSRDCYLLENQISEVASLANSDNGSEIAEGVIDHRVSFELTGEDVPSCREKEPVMSHSQQTLPMDVPAPSNKEMRSSSSNVEEKTDGLPEKASERGDDQCHRKHRNITFGSSKDFDFDNVKIEVLEEDSVDCEWWTSDKATGKESSIQNNWTFFPVLQPGVS, encoded by the exons ATGAGTAGCGTACAAAATACAGTAGATACGGTAAATGCTGCCGCTACGGCCATAATTACTGCAGAGAGTAGAGTTCAACCGTCTTCAATTCAG AAGAAAAGATGGGGAAGCTGCTGGAGTCTATACTGGTGTTTTGGTTCTTACAAACACAGCAAACGAATTGGTCATGCCATCCTTGTACCTGAACCTGCGGCACCTGGACCTGCTGTTCCAGTTACTGAAAATCCAAACCGCTCAGCCACCATTGTAATTCCCTTTATAGCTCCTCCCTCTTCTCCTGCATCCTTTCTTCCATCTGATCCTCCTTCTGCTACCCAGTCGCCCGCTGGATTACTCTCTCTCAAATCCTTCTCGATTAATGCATATTCTCCCGGTGGGACTGCATCTATTTTTGCAATTGGTCCCTATGCTCATGAAACACAGTTAGTTTCCCCACCTGTTTTTTCTACCTTCACCACTGAGCCATCTACTGCTAATTTTACTCCCCCACCTGAGCCGGTGCATATGACAACACCACCTTCACCAGAAGTGCCTTTTGCGCAGCTTTTGACATCATCACTGGCCCGCAATAGAAGATATAGTGGTTCCAATTATAAGTTCCCGTTGTCCCAGTATGAGTTTGTGCCTTATCAAGATCCAGGAAGTCCAGGTAGTAGTCTAATATCTCCAGGTTCAGTAGTATCAAATTCTGGCACCTCCTCACCTTTCCCTGGCAAATGCCCTATAATTGAGTTCCGTAAGGGGGAACCTCCAAAATTTCTTGGTTATGAACATTTCTCCACTCGCAAATGGGGTTCAAGGGTTGGCTCAGGATCTTTGACACCGAGTGGCTGGGGATCTAGGCTGGGCTCTGGAACTCTGACCCCAAATGGTGGGATTTCAAGGCTAGGTTCTGGGACTGTGACTCCAAATGGTGGGGAACCACCTTCCCGAGATTGTTACCTTTTGGAGAACCAAATCTCCGAGGTAGCATCTCTTGCCAATTCTGATAATGGATCTGAAATCGCGGAGGGTGTAATTGATCACAGAGTTTCATTTGAATTAACTGGAGAAGATGTCCCAAGTTGTAGAGAAAAGGAGCCGGTCATGTCACATTCGCAACAGACATTGCCAATGGATGTCCCTGCCCCCTCAAATAAGGAAATGAGAAGTAGTAGCTCTAACGTCGAAGAAAAAACAGATGGATTGCCTGAGAAAGCTTCAGAAAGGGGGGACGATCAATGTCATCGGAAACACCGGAATATTACATTTGGTTCAAGCAAAGATTTTGATTTTGACAATGTGAAAATAGAAGTCTTGGAGGAGGACAGTGTTGACTGTGAGTGGTGGACAAGTGACAAGGCTACTGGAAAGGAGTCAAGTATTCAAAACAACTGGACTTTCTTTCCTGTGTTGCAGCCAGGAGTCAGCTAA